The following proteins are co-located in the Leptodactylus fuscus isolate aLepFus1 chromosome 8, aLepFus1.hap2, whole genome shotgun sequence genome:
- the LOC142216406 gene encoding gamma-crystallin-3-like — protein LQIIFYEDKGFQGRSYECSADCTDLSSYFSRCNSIRVENGNWVLYEYPNYKGHQYYLRRGEYPDFQQWMGFNDSIRSCHLTPQHRGPFIIRVYEREDFKGQMMEFTEDCPHVFEQFHYHDIHSCNVLDGQWVFYEEPNFRGRQYYLKPGEYRRYSDWGASNSRVGSFKRVQHVY, from the exons TTGCAGATAATCTTCTACGAGGATAAAGGCTTTCAGGGCCGCTCTTATGAGTGCAGTGCTGATTGCACGGACCTCTCCTCATATTTCAGCCGTTGCAACTCCATCCGGGTAGAAAATGGGAATTGGGTGCTCTATGAATATCCAAATTataaaggtcatcagtattattTAAGAAGAGGAGAGTATCCTGACTTCCAGCAATGGATGGGATTCAACGACTCTATCAGATCTTGCCATTTAACTCCTCAG CATCGTGGTCCTTTCATAATTAGAGTGTATGAAAGAGAAGACTTCAAAGGCCAAATGATGGAGTTTACTGAAGATTGTCCCCATGTATTTGAGCAATTCCACTATCATGACATTCATTCCTGCAATGTCTTGGATGGTCAGTGGGTGTTCTATGAAGAACCCAACTTTAGAGGACGTCAATATTATCTTAAACCTGGagagtacaggagatacagtGACTGGGGAGCCTCAAACTCCAGAGTTGGCTCCTTCAAAAGGGTGCAACATGTATATTAA
- the LOC142216490 gene encoding gamma-crystallin-3-like isoform X1, with product MGKIIFYEDKNFQGRSYECNCDSADLHSFFSRCNSIRVENGNWMIYEHPNYKGHQYFLKKGEYPDYQQWLGFNDSVRSCRLAPQHRGTFKIRVYEKEDFGGHMMEFTEDCPHVQEQFRYNDIYSCSIPEGQWIFYEEPNYRGRQYYLRPGEYRRYSEWGANSPRVGSFRRVQDLY from the exons atggggaag ATCATATTTTATGAAGACAAGAATTTCCAGGGCCGCTCTTATGAGTGCAACTGTGACTCTGCTGATCTCCACAGCTTCTTTAGCCGCTGCAATTCTATCCGTGTAGAGAATGGAAACTGGATGATCTATGAACATCCCAACTACAAGGGACATCAGTACTTTCTAAAGAAAGGAGAATATCCTGATTACCAACAGTGGCTGGGTTTTAATGACTCAGTGAGGTCCTGTCGATTGGCCCCACAA CACCGTGGCACCTTCAAAATTAGGGTTTACGAAAAGGAAGATTTTGGAGGTCACATGATGGAATTCACAGAAGACTGCCCACATGTCCAAGAACAGTTCCGTTACAATGATATCTACTCCTGCAGCATCCCTGAAGGCCAGTGGATCTTCTATGAAGAACCCAACTATAGAGGACGTCAATACTACCTGAGACCTGGCGAGTACAGAAGATATTCTGAATGGGGTGCAAACAGTCCCAGAGTTGGCTCCTTTAGGAGGGTTCAGGATCTCTATTGA